From Arachis hypogaea cultivar Tifrunner unplaced genomic scaffold, arahy.Tifrunner.gnm2.J5K5 arahy.Tifrunner.gnm2.scaffold_43, whole genome shotgun sequence, one genomic window encodes:
- the LOC140183425 gene encoding uncharacterized protein, protein MTDEELQTFCLIEIEKLLQANEKSLRDFTGMPLPNVNLVSQFSNSMVLRELEYDIYVMLEEHDSNFPKLNKEQKSIYDRIIHCVTNKEHRLLSAKLRSQRRIVINVASSEIASLLLPSGKTAYSMFGIPIELNVDTICRIPKDNPKANLIRLAELIIWNEAPMTNKLAFETLDRSFRDIMTSISVSYKDLPFGGKIIVLGGDFRQVLPVIPKASRAASINSSILWKHFEVLTLTKNMRLESVTSQSNLEKLKRLSDWILQIGEGHIGTIINEKAFSSNSK, encoded by the exons ATGACTGACGAAGAGTTACAAACATTTTGTCTAATAGAGATAGAGAAATTGCTACAGGCCAATGAAAAATCATTAAGAGATTTTACTGGTATGCCACTTCCTAATGTTAATTTGGTTTCACAATTTAGTAATTCTATGGTGTTGCGTGAATTAGAATATGACATTTATGTGATGCTTGAAGAACACGATTCAAATTTTCCAAAGCTGAATAAAGAACAGAAGTCAATCTATGATAGGATTATACATTGTGTTACTAACAAGGAACACAG ACTCTTATCTGCTAAATTGCGTTCTCAAAGAAGAATTGTTATTAATGTTGCTTCAAGTGAAATTGCTTCATTATTGTTACCTAGTGGTAAGACAGCTTATTCTATGTTTGGTATTCCAATTGAATTGAATGTAGATACTATTTGTAGAATTCCGAAAGATAATCCTAAGGCGAATTTAATTCGACTTGCTGAGCTGATTATTTGGAATGAAGCTCCAATGACTAACAAGTTGGCATTTGAAACTTTAGACAGAAGTTTTCGAGACATAATGACGTCGATTTCAGTGTCTTACAAAGATCTACCTTTTGGAGGAAAAATCATTGTTCTTGGAGGTGATTTTCGACAGGTTTTGCCTGTTATTCCTAAAGCTTCTCGGGCGGCATCAATCAATTCTTCAATTCTTTGGAAGCACTTTGAAGTGTTGACATTAACAAAAAATATGCGGTTAGAAAGTGTTACAAGTCAATCAAATCTGGAAAAATTGAAAAGGCTTTCTGATTGGATTCTTCAGATTGGAGAAGGGCATATTGGGACAATAATTAACGAAAAAGCTTTTAGTTCAAATTCCAAATAA